Proteins encoded by one window of Mycolicibacterium cosmeticum:
- the hutU gene encoding urocanate hydratase: MTGPRPVRAPRGTEISCRGWQQEAALRMLMNNLDPEVAEHPEDLVVYGGTGRAARNWDAFDAIVHTLRSLADDETMLIQSGKPVGVFRTNVWAPRVLLANSNLVGDWATWEQFRKLEAEGLMMYGQMTAGSWIYIGTQGILQGTFETFGAVARKFAASGRYEHSGGTLAGTITLTAGVGGMGGAQPLAVTMNEGVAICVDCDESRIDRRIAHRYLDTKAADIDEALAMAIEARDAKRPLSIGLVGNAAAVFPELLERDAPIDIVTDQTSAHDPLSYLPLGIDFEDMKKMADKDPAYFTEQAELSMAKHVAAMVGFMDKGAEVFDYGNSIRDEARKAGYDRAFAFPGFVPAYIRPQFEEGLGPFRWAALSGDPADIAATDRAILELFPDNAHLRRWITMAGEKVAFEGLPARICWLGYGERHRAGLRFNEMVASGELSAPLVIGRDHLDSGSVASPYRETESMLDGSDAIADWPLLNALVNTASGASWVSIHHGGGVGIGRSIHAGQVCVADGTELAAQKLERVLTNDPGMGVIRHVDAGYQHAADVARERGVRIPMWEDA; this comes from the coding sequence GTGACCGGACCACGCCCCGTCCGCGCCCCGCGTGGAACCGAAATATCCTGTCGGGGTTGGCAACAGGAAGCCGCCCTGCGCATGCTGATGAACAACCTCGACCCCGAGGTGGCCGAGCACCCCGAGGACCTCGTCGTCTACGGCGGCACCGGCCGCGCGGCGCGCAACTGGGACGCCTTCGACGCCATCGTGCACACACTGCGCTCACTGGCCGATGACGAGACCATGCTCATCCAATCCGGCAAACCCGTTGGCGTCTTCCGTACCAACGTCTGGGCGCCGCGGGTGTTGCTGGCGAACTCGAACCTGGTCGGCGACTGGGCCACCTGGGAGCAGTTCCGCAAGCTGGAGGCCGAGGGATTGATGATGTACGGCCAGATGACCGCTGGTTCGTGGATCTACATCGGCACCCAGGGCATCCTGCAGGGCACGTTCGAGACGTTCGGGGCGGTGGCCCGCAAGTTCGCGGCCTCTGGCCGCTATGAGCACAGCGGTGGAACTCTGGCCGGCACCATCACACTGACGGCCGGGGTGGGCGGGATGGGTGGCGCCCAGCCGCTGGCGGTCACCATGAACGAGGGCGTGGCGATCTGCGTCGACTGCGACGAGAGCCGGATCGACCGGCGCATCGCCCACCGCTACCTGGACACCAAGGCCGCCGATATCGACGAAGCCCTCGCGATGGCGATCGAAGCCCGGGATGCCAAGCGGCCGTTGTCGATCGGCCTGGTGGGTAACGCGGCGGCGGTGTTCCCCGAACTCCTGGAACGCGACGCCCCGATCGATATCGTCACCGATCAGACCTCCGCCCACGACCCACTGTCCTACCTGCCGCTGGGCATCGACTTCGAGGACATGAAGAAGATGGCCGACAAGGATCCCGCCTACTTCACCGAGCAGGCGGAGCTGTCCATGGCCAAGCACGTCGCGGCCATGGTCGGCTTCATGGACAAGGGTGCCGAGGTGTTCGACTACGGCAACTCGATCCGCGACGAGGCGCGTAAGGCCGGCTACGACCGCGCCTTCGCCTTCCCGGGTTTCGTGCCGGCGTACATCCGCCCGCAGTTCGAGGAGGGCCTGGGACCGTTCCGTTGGGCCGCTTTGTCCGGGGACCCCGCCGATATCGCCGCGACGGACCGGGCGATCCTGGAGCTGTTCCCGGACAACGCCCACCTGCGGCGCTGGATCACCATGGCCGGTGAGAAGGTGGCGTTCGAGGGCCTGCCCGCCCGGATCTGCTGGCTCGGATACGGCGAGCGGCACCGGGCCGGGCTGCGGTTCAACGAGATGGTGGCCTCCGGTGAGCTGTCCGCGCCACTGGTCATCGGCCGTGACCACCTGGACTCAGGATCGGTGGCCTCGCCGTACCGCGAGACCGAATCCATGCTCGACGGTTCCGACGCCATCGCCGACTGGCCGCTGCTGAATGCGTTGGTCAACACCGCCTCCGGGGCCTCTTGGGTGTCCATCCATCACGGTGGTGGTGTCGGCATCGGGCGCTCGATCCACGCCGGCCAGGTGTGTGTGGCCGACGGAACCGAGCTGGCCGCGCAGAAACTCGAGCGGGTGCTCACCAACGATCCGGGGATGGGCGTCATCAGGCACGTCGATGCCGGCTATCAGCACGCCGCCGACGTGGCACGCGAACGGGGCGTGCGCATTCCGATGTGGGAGGACGCGTGA
- a CDS encoding acyl-CoA dehydrogenase family protein — MDLHFDEETESFRAEVREFLAANRDAFPTKSYDTLEGFEQHRRWDKVLFDAGLSVIAWPKKYGGRDATLLQWVVFEEEYFRAGAPGRASANGTSMLAPTLFAHGTDEQLDRVLPKMASGEEIWAQAWSEPESGSDLASLRSTATRTDGGWLLNGQKIWSSRAPFGERGFGLFRSDPEAQRHKGLTYFMFVLKADGVTVRPIAQLGGDTGFGEIFLDDVFVPDRDVIGGVHDGWRAAMSTSSNERGMSLRSPARFLAPAERLVALWKSDRDPVFTDRVADAWIKAQAYRLHTFGTVTRLAGGGELGAESSVTKVFWSDLDVALHQTALDMQGADAEIVDSWTEGLLFALGGPIYAGTNEIQRNIIAERLLGLPREVSGGKSK, encoded by the coding sequence TTGGATCTGCATTTCGACGAGGAGACCGAGTCGTTCCGGGCCGAGGTCCGGGAGTTTCTCGCCGCCAACCGGGACGCGTTCCCCACCAAGTCCTATGACACCCTCGAGGGGTTCGAGCAGCACCGGCGTTGGGACAAAGTCCTTTTCGACGCCGGGCTGTCGGTGATCGCGTGGCCGAAAAAGTACGGTGGCCGGGACGCCACGCTGTTGCAGTGGGTGGTGTTCGAAGAGGAGTACTTCCGCGCCGGCGCACCGGGGCGGGCCAGCGCCAACGGCACCTCCATGCTGGCGCCGACGCTGTTCGCGCACGGCACCGACGAGCAGCTCGACCGGGTGCTACCGAAGATGGCCAGCGGCGAGGAGATCTGGGCGCAGGCCTGGTCGGAACCGGAATCCGGTAGCGATCTGGCCTCTCTGCGGTCGACGGCCACCCGGACCGACGGCGGCTGGCTGCTCAACGGTCAGAAGATCTGGAGTTCCCGGGCACCGTTCGGCGAGCGCGGCTTCGGCCTGTTCCGGTCCGACCCGGAAGCCCAGCGGCACAAGGGCCTGACATATTTCATGTTCGTCCTGAAGGCCGACGGTGTCACCGTGCGGCCGATCGCACAGCTCGGCGGGGACACCGGGTTCGGGGAGATCTTCCTGGACGACGTGTTCGTGCCCGACCGTGATGTCATCGGCGGCGTGCACGACGGCTGGCGGGCGGCGATGAGTACGTCGAGCAACGAGCGCGGCATGTCGCTGCGCAGCCCGGCCCGATTCCTGGCCCCGGCCGAACGGCTTGTCGCGCTGTGGAAATCCGACCGCGACCCGGTGTTCACCGATCGGGTGGCCGACGCCTGGATCAAGGCCCAGGCCTACCGGCTGCACACCTTCGGCACGGTCACCCGGCTGGCCGGCGGTGGTGAGCTGGGCGCGGAATCGTCGGTGACCAAGGTGTTCTGGTCGGACCTCGACGTCGCACTGCACCAGACCGCGCTCGACATGCAGGGCGCCGACGCCGAGATCGTCGACTCCTGGACCGAAGGTCTGCTGTTCGCCCTGGGCGGTCCGATCTACGCCGGCACCAACGAGATTCAGCGCAACATCATCGCCGAGCGCCTGCTCGGGTTGCCGCGTGAGGTCTCCGGGGGGAAGAGCAAATGA
- the fadD3 gene encoding 3-((3aS,4S,7aS)-7a-methyl-1,5-dioxo-octahydro-1H-inden-4-yl)propanoate--CoA ligase FadD3, with protein MTSEPRTVPAVLDRVAGRLPDHDAVVTDQRSLTYRQLRDEVRVAAGAMIEHGVQPGDRVAIWSPNTWHWVVAALATHYAGAVVVPLNTRYTASEAADILARTQAPLLFAAGQFLGADRTAQLDRAALPALRHIVRIPIDADDGTWDGFVAHGDTEEALAAVDARAAAVGPDDVSDILFTSGTTGRSKGVRCAHRQSLDASAAWAACGQVTSADRYLCINPFFHNFGYKAGILACLQTGATLIPQLTFDPEQAMKAVAEHKITVLPGPPTIYQMLLDHPSRSSYDLSSLRFAVTGAAVVPVVLIERMQSELDIDIVLTAYGLTEASGFGTMCRPDDDAVTVATTCGRPIADFELRLGESGEVLLRGPNVMLGYLDDPEATAAAIDTDGWLHTGDIGTLDAAGNLTITDRLKDMYICGGFNVYPAEIEQVLARLDGVTDSAVIGVPDDRLGEVGKAFVVTKPGTQLDEAAVIAYAREHLANFKVPRSVAFLDVLPRNPGGKVVKPMLREMGGGN; from the coding sequence ATGACGAGCGAACCGCGGACCGTTCCAGCGGTGCTGGATCGGGTGGCCGGGCGGCTTCCCGACCATGACGCGGTGGTGACCGACCAGCGCAGCCTCACCTACCGGCAGCTGCGCGACGAGGTCCGGGTGGCGGCTGGCGCCATGATCGAACACGGTGTGCAGCCCGGTGACCGGGTCGCGATCTGGTCCCCCAACACCTGGCACTGGGTGGTCGCCGCGCTGGCCACGCACTACGCCGGCGCCGTCGTCGTCCCGCTGAACACCCGCTACACCGCCAGCGAAGCGGCCGACATCCTGGCCCGCACGCAGGCCCCGCTGCTGTTCGCCGCCGGGCAGTTCCTCGGCGCCGACCGCACCGCGCAACTCGACCGGGCCGCGCTGCCGGCGCTGCGCCATATCGTCCGGATCCCCATCGACGCCGACGACGGCACCTGGGATGGGTTCGTGGCGCACGGCGACACAGAAGAGGCGCTGGCCGCGGTCGACGCCCGCGCCGCCGCCGTGGGCCCCGACGACGTCTCCGACATCCTGTTCACCTCGGGTACCACCGGGCGCAGCAAGGGTGTGCGCTGCGCGCACCGGCAGTCGCTGGACGCCTCGGCCGCCTGGGCGGCCTGCGGTCAGGTCACCAGCGCCGACCGCTACCTGTGCATCAACCCGTTCTTCCACAACTTCGGCTACAAGGCCGGCATCCTGGCCTGCCTGCAGACGGGGGCCACGCTGATCCCGCAGCTGACCTTCGATCCCGAGCAGGCCATGAAAGCGGTTGCCGAGCACAAGATCACCGTGCTGCCCGGCCCCCCGACCATCTACCAGATGCTGCTCGACCATCCCAGCCGCAGCAGTTACGACCTGAGCTCGCTGCGGTTCGCGGTGACCGGCGCGGCGGTGGTGCCCGTGGTGCTCATCGAGCGGATGCAGTCCGAGCTGGACATCGACATCGTGCTCACGGCCTACGGCCTGACCGAGGCCAGCGGCTTCGGCACCATGTGCCGGCCCGACGACGACGCCGTCACCGTCGCCACCACCTGCGGCCGGCCCATCGCCGACTTCGAACTGCGCCTTGGCGAATCGGGTGAGGTACTGCTGCGCGGGCCGAACGTGATGCTCGGCTATCTCGACGACCCGGAGGCCACCGCCGCCGCGATCGACACCGACGGCTGGTTGCACACCGGCGATATCGGCACCCTCGACGCGGCAGGCAACCTGACCATCACCGACCGCCTCAAAGACATGTACATCTGCGGTGGGTTCAATGTCTACCCCGCCGAGATCGAGCAGGTGCTGGCGCGCCTCGACGGTGTCACCGACTCGGCGGTGATCGGGGTGCCCGACGACCGGCTCGGTGAAGTGGGCAAGGCCTTCGTGGTGACCAAGCCCGGAACACAACTCGACGAGGCCGCGGTGATCGCCTACGCCCGTGAGCATCTGGCGAATTTCAAGGTGCCCCGGTCGGTGGCCTTCCTCGACGTTCTGCCGCGAAACCCAGGAGGCAAAGTGGTCAAACCGATGCTGCGTGAGATGGGCGGAGGGAACTGA
- a CDS encoding formimidoylglutamate deiminase gives MTVTWWCEHAWLDDTVQPDVLITVADGRITAIAAGAPPPDGSKRLAGLVIPGMANAHSHAFHRALRARTQRDRGSFWTWRDLMYRVADRLDPDRYRALARAAYAEMALAGITAVGEFHYLHHDTGGRRYDDPNAMGHALIEAAADAGVRLTLLDTCYLSSAPDGTALQDGPQQRFGDGSGAGWTDRVQTLHDQTRSRPGVLVGAALHSVRGVPVDQMPDVVEWAATHRAPLHVHSSEQRAEIEQCLAVHGRTPTAVLRDAGVLGPRTTAVHATHLTAQDLTDMSASATGVCFCPTTERDLGDGIGPAPALLDMPGPFSLGSDSHAVIDMFEEARAVELNERLVRQERGIIGAPTLLRAATADGQHAIGWTDAGVLQVGARADLVAVDLNSVRAAGGGATAETIVFAASAADVTDVVVDGRVVVADRRHVRVDVAAELKTAITALLGDS, from the coding sequence GTGACGGTCACCTGGTGGTGTGAGCACGCCTGGCTGGACGATACGGTGCAGCCGGACGTGCTCATCACGGTGGCCGACGGGCGGATCACCGCGATCGCGGCGGGCGCGCCGCCACCGGACGGATCGAAACGGTTGGCCGGCTTGGTGATTCCCGGCATGGCCAACGCCCATTCTCATGCCTTCCACCGCGCGCTGCGGGCGCGCACCCAACGCGACCGCGGATCGTTCTGGACCTGGCGTGACCTCATGTACCGGGTGGCCGATCGCCTGGATCCCGATCGGTACCGGGCCCTGGCCCGCGCCGCGTATGCCGAAATGGCGCTGGCCGGCATCACCGCGGTAGGGGAGTTCCACTACCTGCATCACGACACCGGCGGCCGGCGCTACGACGATCCGAACGCGATGGGACACGCGCTGATCGAGGCCGCCGCCGACGCGGGGGTGCGGTTGACCCTGCTCGACACCTGCTATCTGAGCTCTGCACCGGACGGCACCGCGTTGCAGGACGGGCCCCAGCAGCGGTTCGGCGACGGCAGCGGGGCGGGTTGGACCGACCGGGTGCAAACGCTGCACGACCAAACCCGTTCCCGGCCCGGCGTTCTCGTCGGCGCGGCGCTGCACTCGGTGCGCGGCGTCCCGGTCGACCAGATGCCCGACGTGGTCGAGTGGGCAGCGACGCACCGCGCTCCGCTGCACGTGCACTCCTCGGAGCAGCGCGCCGAGATCGAGCAATGCCTGGCCGTGCATGGGCGCACTCCCACCGCGGTGCTGCGCGATGCCGGTGTGCTGGGCCCGCGGACCACCGCCGTTCATGCCACTCACCTGACCGCCCAAGACCTCACCGACATGAGCGCCTCGGCCACCGGTGTCTGCTTCTGCCCCACCACCGAGCGGGATCTCGGCGACGGGATCGGCCCGGCGCCGGCGCTGCTCGACATGCCCGGGCCGTTCAGCCTGGGATCCGACAGTCACGCCGTCATCGACATGTTCGAGGAGGCCCGCGCCGTCGAGCTGAACGAACGGTTGGTCCGGCAGGAGCGCGGCATCATCGGCGCACCGACCTTGCTGCGCGCCGCCACCGCCGACGGCCAGCACGCGATCGGCTGGACGGACGCGGGCGTGCTGCAGGTCGGGGCTCGCGCCGATCTGGTTGCGGTGGACCTGAACTCGGTGCGTGCGGCCGGTGGCGGCGCCACCGCGGAGACGATCGTGTTCGCCGCGTCGGCCGCCGACGTCACCGATGTGGTGGTCGACGGCCGGGTGGTGGTCGCCGACCGCAGACACGTCCGCGTCGACGTGGCCGCCGAGCTGAAGACGGCCATCACAGCACTGTTGGGTGACTCATGA
- a CDS encoding acyl-CoA dehydrogenase family protein: MNFELDEQQRDFASSIDAALGAADVPAAVRAWASGDTTHGRKVWAQLADLGVTALLVPEKFDGIDAHPVDLVVAMERLGYWAVPGPVTESIAVAPILLAEHDRAATLASGDLIATVAMPPAVPRAVNADVAGLTLLAADGQVSEATAGAGHESVDPTRTLSDVTASGAAHPADTARAYEFGVLATAAQLIGAGQAMLDQSVEYAKQRSQFGRIIGSYQAIKHKLADVHIAVELARPLVYGAALALADASPDTARDVSAAKVAAADAALLAARSSLQTHGAIGFTQEHDLSLLLLRVQALRSAWGDPTLHRRRLLEAL, translated from the coding sequence ATGAACTTCGAACTCGACGAACAGCAGCGCGATTTCGCCTCCAGCATCGACGCCGCGCTGGGAGCGGCCGATGTGCCCGCCGCGGTACGCGCCTGGGCGTCCGGGGACACCACCCACGGCCGCAAGGTGTGGGCCCAGTTGGCCGACCTGGGTGTCACCGCACTGCTGGTGCCCGAGAAGTTCGACGGCATCGACGCGCATCCGGTGGACCTGGTGGTCGCGATGGAGCGGCTGGGCTACTGGGCGGTGCCCGGACCGGTGACGGAATCCATCGCGGTCGCCCCGATTCTGCTCGCCGAGCATGACCGTGCCGCGACCCTGGCCTCGGGTGACCTGATCGCCACCGTCGCGATGCCACCCGCAGTGCCGCGCGCGGTGAACGCCGACGTGGCGGGGCTGACCCTGCTGGCCGCCGACGGTCAGGTCAGCGAGGCAACCGCCGGTGCCGGCCACGAGTCGGTTGATCCGACCCGCACCCTGTCCGACGTCACCGCATCCGGCGCCGCGCACCCGGCCGACACCGCCCGCGCCTACGAGTTCGGCGTGTTGGCCACCGCAGCCCAGCTGATCGGCGCCGGGCAGGCCATGCTGGACCAGTCCGTCGAATATGCCAAGCAGCGCAGCCAGTTCGGCCGGATCATCGGTTCCTATCAGGCCATCAAGCACAAGCTTGCCGATGTGCACATCGCCGTCGAGTTGGCCCGCCCACTGGTGTACGGCGCGGCGCTGGCCCTGGCCGACGCATCGCCGGACACCGCGCGCGATGTCAGCGCCGCCAAGGTGGCCGCCGCCGATGCCGCGCTGCTGGCCGCCCGCTCGTCGTTGCAGACGCACGGCGCCATCGGCTTCACCCAGGAGCACGATTTGTCGCTGCTGCTGTTGCGGGTGCAGGCACTGCGCTCGGCCTGGGGTGATCCGACCCTGCACCGCCGTCGACTGCTGGAGGCCCTCTAA
- the ipdE2 gene encoding acyl-CoA dehydrogenase IpdE2: MSEERELLRDTVAALVDKHAAPEAVRAAMESERGYDEQLWQLLCEQVGAAALVVPEDLGGAGGELADAAVVLEELAKALVPTPLLGTTLAELALLAAGAHEPLEGLAEGASIGAVVFDPEFVVNGDIADVVIAADGENLTRWNTFTAQAKTTMDLTRRLSAVTPGETSPLGADPGLADTAALLVAAEQVGAASRALDLTVAYTKDRVQFGRPIGSFQALKHRMADLYVRVSATRAVVNDAIAEPSPAAAALARFMASETLSTVTAEAIQLHGGIAITWEHDIQLYFKRAHGSAQLLGPPREHLRRLEAQIF, translated from the coding sequence ATGAGCGAAGAACGCGAGCTGCTGCGCGACACCGTCGCCGCGCTGGTCGACAAGCACGCGGCACCGGAAGCCGTGCGCGCGGCGATGGAATCCGAACGCGGCTACGACGAACAGCTCTGGCAGCTGCTGTGCGAGCAGGTCGGGGCAGCCGCGCTGGTGGTACCGGAGGACCTGGGTGGCGCCGGCGGTGAATTGGCCGACGCGGCAGTGGTTCTGGAGGAACTGGCCAAGGCGTTGGTGCCCACCCCGCTGCTGGGTACCACGCTGGCCGAGCTGGCCCTGCTGGCCGCCGGTGCGCACGAGCCGCTCGAGGGACTCGCCGAAGGCGCCTCGATCGGTGCCGTGGTGTTCGATCCCGAGTTCGTGGTCAACGGGGACATCGCCGACGTGGTGATCGCCGCCGACGGCGAGAACCTGACCCGCTGGAACACTTTCACCGCTCAGGCCAAGACCACCATGGACCTGACCCGGCGGCTGTCGGCCGTCACCCCCGGAGAGACCAGCCCGCTCGGTGCCGACCCTGGCCTGGCCGATACCGCCGCCCTGCTGGTGGCCGCCGAGCAGGTCGGTGCCGCGAGCCGGGCGCTGGATCTGACGGTGGCCTACACCAAGGATCGGGTGCAGTTCGGCCGGCCGATCGGCAGCTTCCAGGCGCTCAAACACCGAATGGCCGATCTGTATGTGCGGGTGTCGGCAACGCGCGCCGTCGTCAACGATGCGATCGCCGAACCGTCACCGGCCGCCGCGGCGCTGGCCCGGTTCATGGCCAGCGAGACGTTGTCGACGGTCACCGCCGAGGCGATCCAGCTGCACGGCGGTATCGCGATCACCTGGGAGCACGACATCCAGCTGTACTTCAAGCGGGCCCACGGCAGCGCGCAGCTGCTGGGGCCGCCGCGTGAACACCTGCGCCGGCTGGAGGCTCAGATCTTCTGA
- a CDS encoding allantoate amidohydrolase, translating into MTSSGTSFDTLWAAILDVGRNPANGGYRRFAWTEADLTLREWFTGEAARRGMDVEVDRNGNLWAWWLPPGWSGDPRDAFVTGSHLDSVPDGGAFDGPLGIVSAFAAIDIVRERGVVPAIPVGVAAFSDEEGARFGVACVGSQLSTGALSADRARGLRDIDGVTLAEALTRVGRDPAHLGPDPRLVERVGVFVELHVEQGRALDLVDAPIAVASSIWPHGRWEFTFDGEANHAGATRLVDRRDPMLAFASSVHTARAQAAAHHAVATFGKVIVAPNGANAIPSQIRAWLDARAADETTLGALVEAISAEAQRHAVRESVTLDVIAESITPIVEFPDGPRTRLTKALHHLGDIPVLPTAAGHDAGILSAQVPTAMLFVRNPTGVSHSPAEYAEPADCNRGAIALADVMADWVTR; encoded by the coding sequence GTGACATCGTCCGGCACCTCGTTCGACACGCTTTGGGCCGCCATCCTCGACGTCGGTCGCAACCCGGCCAACGGCGGCTATCGCCGGTTCGCTTGGACGGAAGCCGATTTGACCCTGCGGGAGTGGTTCACCGGCGAGGCCGCGCGGCGCGGCATGGATGTCGAGGTCGACCGCAACGGCAACCTGTGGGCCTGGTGGCTGCCGCCGGGCTGGTCCGGTGATCCGCGCGACGCGTTCGTGACCGGCTCGCACCTGGACTCGGTGCCCGACGGCGGCGCGTTCGACGGGCCGCTCGGCATCGTGTCAGCCTTCGCCGCAATCGATATCGTGCGCGAGCGCGGTGTGGTGCCGGCCATCCCGGTCGGGGTGGCGGCGTTCTCGGACGAGGAAGGCGCCCGGTTCGGGGTGGCGTGCGTCGGATCACAACTGTCCACCGGCGCGCTGAGCGCCGACCGGGCGCGCGGTCTGCGCGACATCGACGGAGTCACGTTGGCGGAGGCCCTGACCCGGGTGGGGCGCGATCCCGCGCACCTGGGCCCGGATCCCCGACTGGTCGAGCGGGTGGGCGTGTTCGTCGAACTGCATGTCGAGCAGGGCAGGGCGCTGGATCTGGTCGACGCCCCGATAGCGGTGGCCTCGTCGATCTGGCCGCACGGCCGGTGGGAGTTCACCTTCGACGGTGAGGCCAACCATGCCGGCGCCACCCGGCTGGTCGATCGCCGTGACCCGATGCTGGCGTTTGCCTCCTCGGTGCACACCGCGCGGGCCCAGGCCGCCGCGCATCATGCGGTGGCCACCTTCGGCAAGGTGATCGTGGCCCCCAACGGGGCCAACGCGATCCCGTCGCAGATACGCGCGTGGCTGGACGCCAGGGCCGCGGACGAGACCACCCTCGGCGCGCTGGTCGAGGCCATCTCGGCGGAAGCGCAGCGGCACGCCGTGCGGGAATCGGTCACCCTGGACGTGATCGCCGAATCGATCACGCCTATCGTCGAATTCCCGGACGGCCCGCGCACCCGGCTGACCAAGGCGCTGCACCACCTGGGCGATATCCCGGTCCTGCCGACGGCGGCCGGCCACGACGCCGGCATCCTGTCCGCCCAGGTGCCCACCGCCATGCTGTTCGTCCGAAACCCGACCGGAGTGTCGCACTCACCCGCCGAGTACGCCGAGCCGGCGGACTGCAACCGCGGCGCGATCGCACTGGCCGACGTGATGGCCGACTGGGTCACGCGGTGA
- the hutI gene encoding imidazolonepropionase translates to MTILYDGITELVTNDPAKGDGGALGVIADGAVLVDGEMIEWVGPRGDAPAADRHVDCGGVSVVPGFVDSHAHLVFAGERSAEFAARMSGRPYAAGGIATTVAATRTADDATLSAGVRRLAGELAAAGVTTFECKSGYGLNVEDEARSLRVAREYTGETTFLGAHVVPVEYRDDRAGYVDLVTGPMLDACAPLARWIDVFCDRGAFDVDESRAILTAGIEAGLQPRMHAGQLGPSAGIALAVELGAASVDHCTYATDADIEALAAGSTVATLLPGAEFSTRAPWPDARRMIDAGVTVAIATDCNPGSSFTTSMPFCIAVAVRDMNFTPAEALWAATAGGAAALRRDDVGMLAPGKRADFVCLDAPSYIHLAYRPGVPLIRDVVRAGQKI, encoded by the coding sequence ATGACCATCCTGTACGACGGCATCACCGAACTGGTCACCAATGACCCGGCCAAGGGGGACGGTGGTGCCCTCGGCGTGATCGCCGACGGGGCCGTCCTCGTCGACGGCGAGATGATCGAATGGGTCGGCCCGCGCGGCGATGCGCCGGCCGCGGATCGTCACGTCGACTGCGGCGGCGTCAGCGTGGTGCCCGGGTTCGTGGACAGCCACGCGCATCTGGTCTTCGCCGGTGAACGGTCCGCGGAGTTCGCGGCCCGGATGAGTGGGCGGCCCTACGCCGCAGGAGGTATCGCGACGACGGTGGCGGCGACCCGGACGGCCGACGACGCCACGCTGTCGGCGGGCGTGCGCCGGCTCGCCGGCGAACTGGCCGCCGCGGGGGTGACGACGTTCGAATGTAAGAGCGGGTACGGCCTCAACGTCGAGGACGAGGCGCGTTCGCTGCGCGTCGCCCGTGAATACACCGGCGAGACGACGTTTCTCGGGGCGCATGTGGTGCCCGTCGAATACCGCGACGATCGCGCCGGCTATGTCGACCTGGTCACCGGTCCGATGCTGGATGCCTGCGCGCCGCTGGCCCGCTGGATCGACGTGTTCTGTGACCGCGGCGCTTTCGACGTCGACGAATCCCGCGCCATTCTCACCGCGGGCATCGAGGCTGGGCTACAACCGCGGATGCACGCCGGTCAACTCGGTCCTAGCGCGGGGATCGCGCTGGCGGTGGAACTCGGCGCCGCCTCGGTCGATCACTGCACCTATGCCACCGACGCGGACATCGAGGCGCTGGCCGCCGGCAGCACCGTCGCGACGCTGTTGCCGGGTGCGGAGTTCTCCACCCGCGCACCGTGGCCGGATGCCCGCAGGATGATCGACGCAGGCGTGACCGTCGCCATCGCCACCGACTGCAACCCCGGGAGCTCCTTCACCACCAGCATGCCGTTCTGCATCGCGGTGGCGGTGCGCGACATGAATTTCACCCCAGCCGAGGCGCTGTGGGCGGCGACCGCCGGCGGCGCGGCCGCACTGCGCCGCGACGACGTCGGCATGCTGGCGCCCGGTAAGCGGGCCGACTTCGTGTGCCTGGACGCGCCGTCCTATATCCACCTCGCGTACCGGCCGGGGGTGCCGTTGATCCGGGATGTGGTGCGGGCCGGTCAGAAGATCTGA